GGGACGGCAAGGATAGTGCCCGGCGCTTGAACGTGGTCAGTCCGGCGTCCCGCGTGGCTTATCCTCAGGGAGTGTTCGAACTCCGCCAGGTCTGCAGATCCTACGGTCGCGTCGTCGCGCTGGACGCGGTCGAGCTGTGCATCGCCAGCGGCCGCACCACCGCCCTGATCGGCCCCAGCGGCGCGGGCAAGTCCAGCGTACTGCGGATGCTGGTCGGGCTGGACTGGCCGGACAGTGGCGAGGTGCGCTTTGACGGGGAGCCATTGCAGCGCGAGCGCCTGCTCCAGCAGCGCCGGCGCATCGGCTACATGATCCAGGAGGGCGGGCTGTTCCCCCACCTCAGCGCCGCGGCCAACATCGCCCTGCTGGCGCGGACCGTCGGCTGGTCCGCGGAGCGTATCGCGCAGCGCATCGAGGTATTGGCGGCGATGACGCGCTTGCCGGTGGACGCGTTGCGCCGCTATCCGGCCGAGCTGTCCGGCGGTCAGCGCCAGCGGGTCGGGCTGATCCGTGCGCTGATGCTGGACCCGCAGGTGCTGCTGCTGGACGAGCCGCTGGGCGCGCTGGATCCGATCATCCGCCACGAACTGCAGGAGCAGATGCGCGAGTTGTTCGTCGAGCTGCGCAAGACCGTGGTGCTGGTCACGCACGACGTCGCCGAGGCAGCGTAT
The genomic region above belongs to Lysobacter avium and contains:
- a CDS encoding ATP-binding cassette domain-containing protein, with the translated sequence MFELRQVCRSYGRVVALDAVELCIASGRTTALIGPSGAGKSSVLRMLVGLDWPDSGEVRFDGEPLQRERLLQQRRRIGYMIQEGGLFPHLSAAANIALLARTVGWSAERIAQRIEVLAAMTRLPVDALRRYPAELSGGQRQRVGLIRALMLDPQVLLLDEPLGALDPIIRHELQEQMRELFVELRKTVVLVTHDVAEAAYLADTLVLMRAGSIAQQGTARELHDAPDEPFVTRFMTAQRSLEQSL